Proteins encoded in a region of the Buchnera aphidicola (Thelaxes suberi) genome:
- the hpt gene encoding hypoxanthine phosphoribosyltransferase: MNIHIKSIISEHEIKKRIRELGKQITQNYKQSKHKMILVGLLRGSFIFIADLCRSIDIHHEVDFMTTSSYGRGMLPSGDVKILKDLEEDILNKHVLIIEDIIDSGQTLSKVLEILQIRNPQSLSVCTLLDKPERREVHIKVDYVGFSIPDCFVVGYGIDYIQSYRYLPYIGKVII; the protein is encoded by the coding sequence ATGAATATTCATATTAAAAGTATTATTTCAGAACACGAAATAAAAAAAAGAATACGTGAACTTGGAAAACAAATTACTCAAAACTATAAACAAAGCAAACATAAGATGATTTTAGTTGGACTACTAAGAGGTTCTTTTATTTTTATAGCTGATTTATGTAGGTCAATAGATATTCATCATGAAGTTGATTTTATGACAACATCTAGTTATGGAAGAGGAATGCTTCCAAGTGGAGATGTAAAGATACTTAAGGATTTAGAAGAAGACATTTTGAATAAACATGTTCTTATTATTGAAGATATTATTGATTCTGGTCAAACTTTAAGTAAAGTATTAGAAATATTACAAATTAGAAATCCTCAATCATTATCGGTATGTACTTTATTAGATAAACCAGAACGTAGGGAAGTTCATATTAAAGTAGATTATGTTGGTTTTTCTATTCCTGATTGTTTTGTTGTAGGGTATGGTATTGATTATATTCAATCTTATCGTTATTTACCGTATATAGGAAAAGTTATAATTTAA
- the dksA gene encoding RNA polymerase-binding protein DksA translates to MKMKNKKKISSLSILAVAGVYPYREKKEETYMNDFQLEHFKKILIAWKNQLVFELDRKNSYPEDESTNFPDPIDRAVQEEEFSLKLRNKERERKIIKKIEHTLKKIDAKEFGYCTSCGIEIGIKRLEARPTANLCIDCKTLEEIRAKQILR, encoded by the coding sequence ATTAAAATGAAAAATAAAAAAAAAATTTCTTCTTTAAGCATTCTTGCAGTTGCTGGAGTATATCCTTATAGAGAAAAAAAAGAAGAAACTTATATGAATGATTTTCAATTAGAACATTTTAAAAAAATATTAATAGCATGGAAAAATCAACTTGTATTTGAACTAGATAGAAAAAACTCTTATCCTGAAGATGAATCTACTAATTTTCCTGATCCTATTGACCGAGCTGTGCAAGAAGAAGAATTTAGTTTAAAATTACGAAATAAAGAAAGAGAAAGAAAAATTATCAAAAAAATAGAACATACATTAAAGAAAATAGATGCAAAAGAATTTGGATATTGTACATCCTGTGGAATTGAAATCGGAATAAAAAGATTAGAAGCTAGACCAACAGCCAATCTTTGTATAGACTGTAAAACATTAGAAGAAATTCGAGCAAAACAAATATTAAGATAA
- the truA gene encoding tRNA pseudouridine(38-40) synthase TruA — translation MIKIALGIEYDGSNYCGWQTQNHTATIQLALELALSKIANHPIKVVCAGRTDAGVHSVGQIIHFITNSKRNIKSWILGANYYLPKNISVFGGCFVVNTFHARYSVITRSYQYIINNSIFRSALKNNRSYHFYHHRLDINKMNQAAVFLIGKHDFSAFRAKYCQSNNPIKIIKSISIIRKRNLVVLSIESNSFLYRMVRNITGSLIEIGSNKKSIEWIKSVLEKKNRTIAGPTVPASGLYLSYVRYPKIFNITIKNNILFI, via the coding sequence ATGATAAAAATCGCATTAGGTATTGAATACGATGGTTCGAACTATTGTGGTTGGCAAACTCAAAACCATACAGCTACCATTCAATTAGCATTAGAATTAGCATTGTCAAAAATAGCCAATCATCCAATTAAGGTTGTATGTGCTGGTCGTACAGATGCTGGAGTTCATAGCGTTGGTCAGATTATACATTTTATTACTAATTCAAAAAGAAATATCAAATCTTGGATATTAGGTGCAAACTATTACCTTCCTAAAAATATTTCTGTTTTTGGAGGGTGTTTTGTTGTTAATACTTTTCATGCAAGATACAGTGTTATTACGAGAAGTTATCAATATATTATAAATAATTCTATTTTTCGCAGCGCTTTAAAAAATAATAGATCATATCATTTTTACCATCATAGATTAGATATTAACAAAATGAATCAAGCTGCTGTATTTCTCATTGGAAAACATGATTTTAGCGCTTTTCGAGCTAAATATTGTCAGTCTAATAATCCTATTAAAATAATTAAATCAATTAGTATAATTCGTAAAAGAAATTTAGTAGTGCTTTCAATTGAAAGTAATTCTTTTTTATATCGCATGGTAAGAAATATTACAGGTTCATTAATTGAAATTGGGTCGAATAAAAAAAGTATAGAATGGATAAAATCAGTATTAGAAAAAAAAAATAGAACGATTGCTGGTCCAACTGTTCCTGCTTCTGGTTTATATTTATCTTATGTTCGTTATCCTAAAATTTTTAATATCACAATAAAAAATAATATTTTATTTATTTAA
- the secA gene encoding preprotein translocase subunit SecA yields MLMEWLNKWFGNHNNYVLNKAKNIVNDINMLEPKMIKLKDQDFKKKTYEFKQFIKKNQDLDSILPEAYALVREASKRVFGMRHFDVQLLGGIILNQNSIAEMRTGEGKTLTSTLPAYLNALNNSGVHIVTMNDYLAKRDAKINEPLFNFLGLQIGLNASGMSLNEKRKAYSCDITYGTNNEYSFDYLKDNMVLSRNDCVQRSLHYALIDEVDSILIDESRTPLVISGPIEGYSKIYLEINRIVLVLIKLAQKNKKRVSCNQYFSIDEKQKQIHLTELGLTKVEELLVEFNILNINESLYYSDNIILLNYVISSLRAHILFFKNVDYFINKKKEIIIIDEHTGRLMEGRRWSEGLHQSIEAKENVKINNENRTLASITFQSYFRLYDKLSGMTGTAETESFEFSTIYNLNTIVIPTNKNMIRTDYSDLVFLTKEEKINAIILDIKQRISKKQPVLVGTISIEQSEIISSILDNMNIKHNVLNAKYHDKEAKIISEAGCPGVVTIATNMAGRGTDIVLGGSFFEKKQCLDDIDAKNKKFFYEQKKWKRDHNFVVSVGGLHIIGTERHESRRIDNQLRGRSGRQGDPGSSRFYLSMEDLLIRIFIPDGVKNLIQNLGIKKNEFIQHQWLNKAIENAQNVVESRNFEIRKQLLEYDDVDNDQRSTIYEQRNYLLCKKEISNTILIIAKDVFSSVIHENCRKDNHKNDVIKKIEKLLLDKFYMNIKLDNFNKELSSSNKKYFLHKIYAYFMYFYTIKRKEIGIKKFQILEKNIMITTLDNLWIEHLSSIEFIKQSIHLCSYAQKDPKQEYKKETFKMFISMLQGIKKEVITALCLLIFSK; encoded by the coding sequence ATGTTAATGGAATGGTTAAATAAGTGGTTTGGTAATCATAATAATTATGTTTTGAATAAAGCAAAAAATATAGTTAATGATATCAATATGCTTGAACCAAAAATGATTAAATTAAAAGATCAGGATTTTAAAAAAAAAACATACGAGTTTAAGCAATTTATTAAAAAAAATCAGGATTTAGATAGTATCTTACCCGAAGCTTATGCATTAGTAAGAGAAGCAAGTAAAAGAGTATTTGGAATGCGACATTTTGATGTTCAATTATTGGGGGGTATAATTTTAAATCAAAATTCAATTGCAGAAATGAGAACTGGAGAAGGAAAAACTCTTACTTCTACTCTTCCTGCTTATTTAAATGCACTTAATAATAGTGGTGTTCATATAGTTACAATGAATGATTATTTAGCAAAAAGAGATGCTAAAATTAATGAACCATTGTTTAATTTTTTAGGTTTACAAATAGGATTAAATGCTTCAGGAATGTCTTTAAATGAAAAAAGAAAAGCTTATTCATGCGACATTACATATGGTACTAATAATGAATATAGTTTTGATTATTTAAAAGATAATATGGTTTTATCACGTAATGATTGTGTGCAACGATCTTTGCATTATGCGTTAATTGATGAAGTAGATTCAATTTTAATTGATGAATCACGGACTCCTTTAGTAATTTCAGGTCCTATAGAGGGTTACTCTAAAATATATTTAGAAATTAATAGAATTGTACTAGTTTTAATAAAATTAGCTCAAAAAAATAAAAAACGTGTTAGTTGTAATCAATATTTTTCTATTGATGAAAAGCAAAAACAAATTCATTTAACAGAATTAGGTTTAACAAAAGTTGAAGAATTATTAGTAGAATTTAATATTTTAAATATTAATGAATCTTTATATTATTCTGACAATATTATTTTATTAAATTATGTTATCTCTTCTTTAAGAGCTCATATATTATTTTTTAAAAATGTAGATTATTTTATAAATAAAAAAAAAGAGATCATTATTATTGATGAACATACAGGTCGACTTATGGAAGGAAGAAGATGGTCTGAGGGTTTACATCAGTCTATAGAAGCCAAGGAAAATGTAAAAATAAATAATGAAAATCGTACATTAGCTTCAATTACTTTTCAAAGTTATTTTAGGTTATATGATAAATTATCAGGTATGACAGGAACTGCTGAAACTGAATCATTTGAATTTAGTACAATATATAATTTAAATACTATTGTTATTCCTACAAATAAAAATATGATTAGAACAGATTATTCAGATTTAGTTTTTTTAACTAAAGAAGAAAAAATTAACGCTATTATTCTAGATATAAAACAACGTATCAGTAAAAAGCAACCGGTTTTAGTAGGAACTATTTCAATTGAACAATCAGAAATAATTTCATCAATACTTGATAATATGAATATTAAACATAATGTATTAAATGCTAAATATCATGATAAGGAAGCAAAAATTATTTCTGAAGCTGGTTGTCCTGGAGTTGTTACTATTGCAACTAATATGGCTGGGAGAGGTACTGATATCGTTTTAGGGGGAAGCTTTTTTGAAAAAAAACAATGTTTAGATGATATTGATGCAAAAAATAAGAAATTTTTTTATGAACAAAAAAAATGGAAAAGAGATCATAATTTTGTAGTTTCTGTTGGAGGTTTACATATAATTGGTACAGAAAGACATGAATCAAGAAGAATAGATAATCAGCTAAGAGGGCGATCAGGAAGACAAGGAGATCCTGGATCTTCTCGTTTTTATTTATCTATGGAAGATTTATTAATACGTATTTTTATTCCAGATGGGGTTAAAAATTTAATACAAAATTTAGGAATTAAAAAGAATGAATTTATTCAACATCAATGGTTAAATAAAGCAATAGAAAATGCTCAAAATGTAGTAGAAAGTCGTAATTTTGAAATTAGAAAACAATTATTGGAGTATGATGATGTTGATAATGATCAAAGATCTACAATTTATGAACAAAGGAATTATCTATTATGCAAAAAAGAAATTAGTAATACTATTTTAATTATAGCAAAAGATGTTTTTAGTTCAGTTATTCATGAAAACTGCAGAAAAGATAATCATAAAAATGATGTTATTAAAAAAATAGAAAAATTGTTACTAGATAAATTTTACATGAATATTAAACTAGATAATTTTAATAAAGAATTAAGTTCTAGTAATAAGAAATATTTCTTACACAAAATTTATGCATATTTTATGTATTTTTACACTATAAAAAGAAAAGAAATTGGAATAAAAAAATTTCAAATATTAGAAAAAAATATTATGATAACAACGTTAGATAATTTATGGATAGAACACCTTTCTTCGATTGAGTTTATTAAACAAAGTATTCATTTATGTAGTTATGCACAAAAAGATCCAAAACAGGAATACAAAAAAGAAACATTTAAAATGTTTATTTCCATGTTGCAAGGAATTAAAAAAGAAGTAATAACTGCATTATGTTTATTAATTTTTTCTAAATAA
- the aceE gene encoding pyruvate dehydrogenase (acetyl-transferring), homodimeric type, with translation MKNQQKNYDIDEIETREWIDSIQSVINNEGVERAKFLINKVIIHSKSLGIHLDSNKELNDYVNTISQYEDVSYPGNIKIEKKICSATRWNALILVLRATNKDLDLGGHLSSFQSAAIIYEVCFNHFFKGDNHKYGGDLIYFQGHISPGIYARAFLEDRLTEIQMNNFRQEIDGNGLSSYPHPKLMPSFWQFPTVSMGLSSICAIYQAKFLKYLNHRGLKNTDKQHVYAFLGDGEMEEPESKGAILVAAKYNLNNLIFIINCNLQGLDGPVSGNSKIINELFNIFYGAGWNVIKVIWSSGWDALLKKDKSGKLIQLMNETLDGDYQNFSSRDLDYFKKNFFGKYIETKNLIKNLTDDELINLKKGGHDFQKMFSALHQAVNSTMCPTVILAHTTKGYGLGQSAEGKNIAHQVKKINLADLKEIKNRLEIPIEDDDLIDLPYFKFKKNTEEYAYMHHNRKELGGYVPQRRINFTDALVLPHISEFSSLLLDQKRGVSTTIGFVRILNIFLRNNDLKNRIVPIIADEARTFGMEGLFRKIGIYNPHGQKYISQDSNEIISYKEDKRGQILQEGISELGAAASWLAAATSYSSNNFPMIPFYIYYSMFGFQRVGDLFWAAGDQQARGFLIGATSGRTTLNGEGLQHEDGHSHIHSLTIPNCISYNPAYIYELVIIILNGLKRMYGSKQENIYFYITTMNENYTMPKMKKGIENGIIKGIYKLKTHYGKFNYRVQLLGSGSILQNVCEAGLILNHNYGIGSDVYSVTSFTELARDGQDCDRWNFLHPKHKPKIPFITQNLNNFPTVAVSDFIKLYADQVRKYIPNHWYYVLGTDGFGKSDSRKNLRNYFEISAKYIVFAALQELYKCKLIDISLVYDAIYKFNINPEKINPRLC, from the coding sequence ATGAAAAATCAGCAAAAAAATTATGATATTGACGAGATTGAAACTCGTGAATGGATTGATTCTATTCAGTCAGTAATTAACAATGAGGGGGTGGAAAGAGCAAAATTTTTAATTAATAAAGTTATTATACATTCTAAATCGTTAGGTATACATTTAGATAGTAACAAAGAGTTAAATGATTATGTAAATACCATTTCTCAATATGAGGATGTATCTTATCCTGGCAATATTAAAATAGAAAAAAAAATATGTTCAGCAACTCGGTGGAATGCTTTAATACTCGTTTTACGAGCAACTAACAAAGATTTAGATTTAGGAGGTCATTTATCGTCATTTCAATCCGCTGCTATTATATATGAAGTATGTTTTAATCATTTTTTTAAAGGTGATAACCATAAATATGGAGGAGATTTAATATATTTTCAAGGCCATATTTCGCCTGGTATTTATGCAAGAGCTTTTTTAGAAGATAGATTAACTGAAATACAAATGAATAATTTTAGACAAGAAATTGATGGAAATGGTTTATCTTCTTATCCTCATCCAAAGTTAATGCCTTCTTTTTGGCAGTTTCCAACAGTTTCTATGGGTTTGAGTTCTATTTGCGCAATATATCAAGCTAAGTTTTTAAAATATTTAAATCATCGAGGTTTAAAAAATACTGATAAACAGCATGTTTATGCTTTTTTAGGAGACGGAGAAATGGAAGAGCCAGAATCCAAAGGAGCTATTCTTGTTGCTGCAAAATATAATTTGAATAATTTAATATTTATTATCAATTGTAATTTACAGGGTTTAGATGGTCCAGTTAGCGGTAATAGTAAAATTATTAATGAATTATTTAATATTTTTTATGGAGCAGGATGGAATGTAATAAAAGTAATATGGAGTAGTGGTTGGGATGCTTTATTAAAAAAAGATAAAAGTGGAAAATTAATACAATTAATGAATGAAACATTAGATGGCGATTATCAAAATTTTTCATCTAGAGATTTAGATTATTTTAAAAAAAATTTTTTTGGAAAATATATTGAGACAAAAAATTTAATTAAAAATTTAACAGATGATGAATTAATTAATTTGAAAAAAGGGGGGCATGATTTTCAAAAAATGTTTTCGGCGTTACATCAAGCTGTTAATTCTACGATGTGTCCTACTGTTATTTTAGCACATACAACAAAAGGATATGGGTTAGGTCAATCTGCAGAAGGAAAAAATATAGCGCATCAAGTAAAAAAAATTAATTTAGCAGATTTAAAAGAAATTAAAAATCGTCTGGAAATTCCAATAGAAGATGATGATTTAATAGATTTACCTTATTTTAAATTTAAGAAAAATACAGAAGAATATGCATATATGCATCATAATAGAAAAGAGTTAGGAGGTTATGTTCCTCAACGTAGAATAAATTTTACTGATGCGTTAGTTTTACCACATATTTCTGAATTTTCATCTTTATTGTTAGATCAAAAAAGAGGTGTTTCTACTACTATTGGTTTTGTCAGAATACTTAATATTTTTTTGAGAAATAATGATTTAAAAAATAGAATAGTACCTATTATAGCTGATGAAGCGCGTACATTTGGAATGGAAGGATTATTCAGAAAAATAGGAATTTATAATCCTCATGGTCAAAAGTATATATCTCAAGATAGTAATGAAATTATCTCTTACAAAGAAGATAAAAGAGGTCAAATTTTACAAGAAGGGATTAGTGAATTAGGAGCAGCAGCTTCTTGGTTAGCAGCTGCTACTTCATATAGCAGCAATAATTTTCCTATGATTCCATTTTATATTTATTATTCTATGTTTGGATTTCAAAGAGTAGGTGATTTATTTTGGGCTGCTGGAGATCAACAAGCTCGAGGTTTCTTAATAGGAGCAACTTCAGGAAGAACAACTTTAAATGGAGAAGGGTTACAACACGAAGATGGGCACAGTCATATTCACTCGCTTACAATTCCAAATTGTATATCTTATAATCCTGCTTACATATATGAATTGGTAATAATTATTTTAAATGGATTAAAAAGAATGTATGGTAGTAAACAAGAAAATATTTATTTTTATATAACTACGATGAATGAAAATTATACTATGCCTAAAATGAAAAAAGGAATAGAAAATGGTATTATAAAAGGAATATATAAGTTAAAAACTCATTATGGAAAATTTAATTATCGTGTTCAATTGTTGGGTTCTGGATCTATATTACAAAATGTATGTGAAGCTGGATTGATTTTAAATCACAATTATGGTATTGGATCGGATGTATATAGTGTTACTTCTTTTACTGAATTAGCTCGAGATGGTCAAGATTGTGATAGATGGAATTTCTTGCATCCGAAACATAAACCTAAAATTCCTTTTATAACTCAAAATTTAAATAATTTTCCTACTGTTGCAGTATCGGATTTTATAAAATTATATGCTGATCAAGTACGTAAATATATTCCTAATCACTGGTACTATGTTTTAGGGACAGATGGATTTGGTAAATCAGATAGTAGAAAAAATTTACGTAATTATTTTGAAATAAGTGCAAAGTATATCGTTTTTGCTGCATTGCAAGAATTATATAAGTGCAAATTAATAGATATATCTTTAGTTTATGATGCGATTTATAAATTTAATATTAATCCAGAAAAAATTAATCCACGTTTATGTTAA
- a CDS encoding 2-oxo acid dehydrogenase subunit E2 encodes MDVIITVPNIGLEEAEVIEILVELNSLITINQSLITVEGQKASIEIPSPIAGILKKIFVSVGDKVIPGSNLVSIKTNKEKNIHDVNNVEKLNTLIDEKILNTEASISKRNTNLLPSVHASPSVRRMAREYNIDDLSKIIPTGPNNRIIKQDVENFYNNMMLQTLNAKETNNAVINKNNILLNQSKIKNYDQYGEVSFLKISSIQKKVSNNLLTSHKLIPHVTHFDFVDVTELESFRKKINIDLKKNDKHITLLSFIVKSISQTLQFFPKFNASLSKDNDKIILKKYIYIGIAVDINNGLIVPILKNPDKLSIIKIADEINRLSINAANFILKPDDIQGGSFTISNLGKIGGDGFTPIINYPEVAILGISRMRTQPLWNGDTFIPRTVIPLSLTYDHRIINGLEAAKFITFLKNNLSSMNFLIF; translated from the coding sequence ATGGACGTTATAATTACAGTTCCTAACATTGGTTTAGAAGAAGCTGAAGTTATTGAAATATTAGTTGAATTAAATTCTTTAATAACAATAAATCAAAGTTTGATTACAGTAGAAGGTCAAAAAGCGTCTATAGAAATTCCTTCACCTATTGCAGGAATTTTAAAAAAAATATTTGTTTCTGTTGGGGATAAAGTTATTCCTGGTTCCAATTTAGTTAGCATAAAAACAAATAAAGAAAAAAATATTCATGATGTTAATAATGTTGAAAAACTTAATACTTTAATTGATGAAAAAATTTTAAATACAGAAGCATCTATAAGTAAAAGAAATACAAATCTTTTACCATCTGTTCACGCTTCTCCTTCTGTAAGGAGAATGGCAAGGGAATATAATATTGATGATTTATCAAAAATAATACCTACTGGACCAAACAATAGAATTATAAAACAAGATGTCGAAAATTTTTATAATAATATGATGCTGCAAACATTAAATGCGAAAGAAACAAATAATGCAGTTATAAATAAAAATAATATTTTATTAAACCAATCTAAAATTAAAAATTATGACCAATATGGTGAAGTAAGTTTTTTAAAAATCTCTAGTATTCAAAAAAAAGTATCAAATAATTTACTTACAAGCCATAAACTTATACCACATGTAACTCATTTTGATTTTGTAGATGTAACGGAATTAGAGAGTTTTAGAAAAAAAATAAATATAGATTTAAAAAAGAATGATAAACATATCACTTTATTATCATTTATTGTCAAATCAATTAGTCAAACATTACAATTTTTTCCTAAATTTAATGCTTCATTATCAAAAGACAATGATAAAATTATTTTAAAAAAATATATCTATATTGGAATTGCCGTTGATATAAATAATGGATTAATAGTTCCTATATTAAAAAATCCAGATAAACTTAGTATTATAAAAATAGCAGACGAAATTAATAGATTATCTATTAATGCCGCTAATTTTATATTAAAACCTGACGATATACAAGGTGGTTCTTTTACAATATCTAATTTAGGAAAAATAGGAGGAGATGGTTTTACTCCAATAATTAATTATCCAGAAGTTGCAATATTAGGCATTTCTAGAATGAGAACTCAACCATTATGGAATGGAGATACATTTATTCCGCGTACTGTTATTCCTCTATCACTAACGTATGATCATAGAATTATAAATGGTTTAGAAGCAGCAAAATTTATTACATTTTTAAAAAATAACTTGTCATCAATGAATTTTTTAATTTTTTGA
- the lpdA gene encoding dihydrolipoyl dehydrogenase, with product MNKKINTTVLIIGSGPAGYSAAFRAADLGLDVVIVEKELNLGGVCLNVGCIPSKSLLHLASIIKESKIFCSYGIKFSNPQIDLDKIQSWKNRIILKLNNSLKLMIKQKKIKHITGLATLKNVNQAVVVNSLNEEYDIFFKNLIIATGSKPIKIQQNNNFDTQFCWDSTNALKMSQIPQRLLIVGSGAIGLEMATLYSSFGSNIDIIDNKSNLFPDLDENFFDIFKQQTKNDFNILLDTQLEKIKKTDNKFTVYTKHKDNLISSNIYDQVIISIGRKPNISQLNLEKLGINLNEKKFINVDSQLKTNVSHIYAIGDVVGHPMLAHKGIYEGKIAAEVISGLKRYFNPTVIPNVIYSIPEIAWVGKNINMVTDKEELNNVRILKYNWSYLGKSLASGCESGLTQLIFNKLTGRLIGGSIIGLNAGELINEITLAIEMGCTAEDLSLTIHAHPTLSESVGLAADMF from the coding sequence ATGAATAAAAAAATTAATACTACAGTTCTAATTATTGGTAGTGGTCCTGCTGGATATTCTGCTGCATTTAGAGCTGCTGATTTAGGTTTAGATGTTGTAATAGTTGAAAAAGAATTAAATTTAGGAGGAGTATGTTTAAATGTAGGGTGTATTCCTTCAAAATCTTTATTACATCTTGCTAGCATTATTAAAGAAAGTAAAATTTTTTGTTCTTATGGAATTAAATTTTCTAATCCTCAAATTGATTTAGATAAAATCCAATCTTGGAAGAATCGTATAATTTTAAAATTAAATAACAGTTTAAAATTAATGATTAAACAAAAGAAAATAAAACATATTACCGGTTTAGCTACATTAAAAAATGTTAATCAAGCAGTAGTTGTTAATTCTTTAAACGAAGAATATGATATTTTTTTTAAAAATTTAATTATAGCAACTGGTTCAAAACCGATTAAGATACAACAAAATAACAATTTTGATACGCAATTTTGTTGGGATTCTACTAATGCATTAAAGATGTCACAAATTCCTCAACGATTATTAATAGTAGGATCTGGAGCAATAGGATTGGAAATGGCAACTCTATATTCATCTTTTGGTTCTAATATTGATATTATTGATAATAAATCAAATTTATTTCCGGATCTTGATGAGAATTTTTTTGATATTTTTAAACAGCAAACAAAAAATGATTTTAATATTTTATTAGATACACAATTAGAAAAAATAAAAAAAACAGACAATAAATTTACTGTATATACTAAACATAAGGATAATTTAATTAGTTCTAATATATATGATCAAGTAATTATTTCTATCGGAAGAAAACCTAATATTAGTCAATTAAATTTAGAAAAATTAGGTATTAATCTTAATGAAAAAAAATTTATTAATGTTGATTCACAATTAAAAACAAATGTTTCACATATATATGCTATTGGAGATGTCGTTGGACATCCTATGCTAGCACATAAAGGAATTTATGAAGGTAAAATAGCAGCTGAAGTTATTTCTGGTTTAAAACGGTATTTTAATCCTACTGTTATTCCTAATGTTATTTATTCTATTCCAGAAATAGCATGGGTAGGAAAAAATATTAATATGGTTACAGATAAAGAAGAACTAAATAATGTTAGAATATTAAAATATAACTGGAGTTATTTAGGTAAATCTTTAGCTTCTGGTTGTGAATCTGGTTTAACACAATTAATATTTAATAAATTAACTGGAAGATTAATAGGGGGAAGTATAATAGGTTTAAATGCAGGAGAATTAATTAATGAAATTACTTTAGCAATAGAAATGGGATGTACTGCAGAAGACTTATCTTTAACTATTCATGCTCATCCTACTTTATCAGAGTCAGTAGGATTAGCTGCAGATATGTTTTAA
- the mtnN gene encoding 5'-methylthioadenosine/S-adenosylhomocysteine nucleosidase gives MLIMHYAPNIIVNIGSCGAIIQKIKIQDIIIPNQCCYHDVDVSKFHYKMGQVPGYPNFFYTNRLLIKKTVISLKKLNYKYKIGMITTGDTFVSNKVLKKEIIHKFPNAIVADMESCAIAQIAYVFKVPFLIIRFISDFSNENADLDFKKSFLYPSKMISKIIKLTFQQL, from the coding sequence ATGTTAATCATGCATTATGCTCCTAATATTATTGTTAATATAGGATCATGTGGAGCAATTATTCAAAAGATAAAAATTCAAGATATTATCATTCCAAATCAATGCTGTTATCATGATGTTGATGTTTCTAAATTTCATTATAAAATGGGTCAAGTTCCTGGTTATCCTAATTTTTTTTATACAAACAGACTTTTAATAAAAAAAACTGTTATTTCATTAAAAAAATTAAATTATAAATACAAAATCGGAATGATAACGACTGGAGATACTTTTGTTTCAAATAAAGTATTAAAAAAAGAAATAATACATAAATTTCCAAACGCTATTGTTGCAGATATGGAAAGCTGTGCAATTGCACAAATTGCTTATGTTTTTAAAGTACCTTTCTTAATTATTCGTTTTATTTCAGATTTTTCTAATGAAAATGCAGATTTAGATTTTAAAAAATCTTTTTTGTACCCATCAAAAATGATATCAAAAATAATAAAATTAACATTTCAACAATTATAA
- the erpA gene encoding iron-sulfur cluster insertion protein ErpA, which produces MMNFSKKASAKINSILLKKKIKALYFRIHIQGGGCSGFQYNFNIDTKINDDDIIIKKSGIKIATDSISLQYLKGSTIDYLENLEGSKFLIINPNAKNTCGCGLSFNI; this is translated from the coding sequence ATGATGAATTTTAGCAAAAAAGCCTCAGCAAAAATAAATAGTATTTTACTTAAAAAAAAAATAAAAGCTCTCTATTTTAGAATACATATCCAAGGAGGTGGATGTAGTGGATTTCAATATAATTTTAATATAGACACAAAAATTAATGATGATGATATCATTATTAAAAAATCAGGAATAAAAATTGCTACTGATAGTATCAGTTTACAATATTTAAAAGGTTCGACAATCGATTATTTAGAAAATCTGGAAGGTTCTAAATTCTTAATTATTAATCCTAATGCAAAAAATACTTGTGGATGCGGGTTATCTTTTAATATTTAA